The Streptomyces pactum genome contains a region encoding:
- a CDS encoding Yip1 family protein produces the protein MSQVGRKGGPERPGPARHSAGPGTFEGVAGFRIGRGRDNGAPHARPQHPPYGQQAPQGPPYGGPATPQQPYPQQPYGGGAPGPGGSPWPQPHHGGGHGGGHGEPEYFGDGGYGQAGHHGGQAPHDPYAANNPGHTQAFTVGDDPYNQGETYRAGSAPPPGPVGPRLHWKALLRGVVLAPNQTFLQMRDYAMWAPALIVTFFYGLLAVFGFDGAREEAINATLSNAIPIVLTTAVAMVLSAFVLGVVTHTLARQLGGDGAWQPTVGLSMLIMSLTDAPRLVFAMFLGGDASFVQVLGWATWVAAGALLTLMVGRSHDLPWPKALGAAAIQLIALLSIVKLGTF, from the coding sequence ATGTCACAGGTCGGCCGCAAAGGCGGCCCCGAAAGGCCCGGCCCCGCACGTCACTCTGCGGGACCAGGTACGTTCGAAGGCGTGGCTGGATTCAGGATCGGACGCGGCCGGGACAACGGCGCTCCTCACGCGCGACCGCAACACCCTCCGTACGGACAGCAGGCGCCCCAGGGACCACCGTACGGCGGTCCGGCGACGCCTCAGCAGCCGTACCCGCAACAGCCGTACGGGGGCGGCGCCCCCGGCCCCGGCGGCTCACCGTGGCCGCAGCCGCACCATGGCGGCGGGCACGGCGGCGGGCACGGCGAGCCGGAGTACTTCGGCGACGGCGGCTACGGCCAAGCCGGCCACCACGGAGGCCAGGCCCCGCACGACCCGTACGCGGCCAACAACCCCGGGCACACCCAGGCGTTCACCGTCGGCGACGACCCCTACAACCAGGGCGAGACCTACCGCGCCGGCTCCGCCCCGCCCCCCGGCCCGGTCGGCCCCCGCCTGCACTGGAAGGCCCTGCTGAGGGGCGTCGTCCTCGCCCCCAACCAGACCTTCCTCCAGATGCGGGACTACGCGATGTGGGCCCCGGCGCTCATCGTGACGTTCTTCTACGGCCTGCTGGCGGTCTTCGGCTTCGACGGCGCCCGCGAGGAGGCGATCAACGCCACCCTCTCGAACGCCATCCCGATCGTCCTGACCACTGCCGTCGCGATGGTGCTGAGCGCGTTCGTCCTGGGCGTGGTCACCCACACCCTCGCCCGCCAGCTCGGCGGCGACGGCGCATGGCAGCCCACGGTCGGCCTCTCCATGCTGATCATGTCGCTCACGGACGCCCCGCGGCTGGTCTTCGCCATGTTCCTCGGCGGCGACGCGTCCTTCGTCCAGGTCCTCGGCTGGGCCACCTGGGTCGCGGCGGGCGCCCTGCTGACCCTGATGGTCGGCCGCTCCCACGACCTGCCCTGGCCGAAGGCGCTCGGCGCGGCGGCGATCCAGTTGATCGCCCTGCTGTCGATCGTGAAGCTGGGCACGTTCTAG
- a CDS encoding class I SAM-dependent methyltransferase — MSTSEAARTPQDADRQEQFAAEVTDVLNKGALALLVSVGHQCGLFDTLAALPPASGADIAKAADLDERYVREWLGGMVVGGFVEYRPEEGTYALPPEHAASLTTAAGPDNLAGMMMYIGLMGEVEQRVVRCFREGGGVPYSAYPRFQALQAEETARVYDQALVDTIVPLAPGLPERLRAGIDVLDVGTGQGHAPLVLAKAFPASRFLGIDQSEAAVETARAEAARVGLGNVRYRAADSTRTSGEYDLITAFDVIHDLARPAETLTAIARALRADGTFLMGDIAASSRLEENIGHPFGPALFGFSVFYCMTTSLSTGGAGLGTVWGRETAVRMLNEAGFQDIDVKPVEGDPVNVYYVANKG, encoded by the coding sequence ATGTCGACTTCCGAAGCCGCCCGGACACCCCAGGACGCCGACCGGCAGGAGCAGTTCGCCGCCGAGGTGACCGACGTGCTCAACAAAGGCGCTCTGGCCCTGCTCGTCAGCGTCGGCCACCAGTGCGGACTGTTCGACACCCTGGCCGCCCTGCCGCCGGCGTCCGGCGCGGACATCGCCAAGGCTGCGGACCTGGACGAGCGGTACGTCAGGGAGTGGCTGGGCGGCATGGTGGTCGGCGGATTCGTCGAGTACCGGCCGGAGGAAGGCACATACGCCCTGCCGCCGGAGCACGCCGCTTCGCTCACCACGGCCGCGGGCCCGGACAACCTGGCCGGCATGATGATGTACATCGGGCTGATGGGCGAGGTCGAGCAGCGGGTGGTGCGCTGCTTCCGAGAGGGCGGCGGCGTACCGTACTCGGCCTATCCGCGGTTCCAGGCACTACAGGCCGAGGAGACCGCCCGGGTCTACGACCAGGCCCTGGTCGACACCATCGTGCCGCTCGCGCCGGGGCTCCCCGAGCGCCTGCGCGCCGGCATCGACGTCCTGGACGTGGGCACGGGGCAGGGGCACGCCCCCCTGGTGCTGGCGAAGGCCTTCCCGGCCTCCCGCTTCCTGGGCATCGACCAGTCCGAAGCCGCCGTCGAAACCGCACGCGCCGAGGCGGCCCGCGTCGGCCTCGGCAACGTCCGGTACCGCGCGGCGGACTCGACGCGGACCAGCGGTGAGTACGACCTCATCACCGCCTTCGACGTGATCCACGACCTCGCGCGACCGGCCGAGACGCTCACGGCGATCGCGCGCGCCCTGCGCGCCGACGGCACCTTCCTCATGGGCGACATCGCCGCCTCCAGCAGACTGGAGGAGAACATCGGGCACCCGTTCGGGCCGGCGCTCTTCGGCTTCTCCGTCTTCTACTGTATGACCACCTCGCTCAGCACCGGCGGGGCCGGTCTGGGCACGGTGTGGGGCCGGGAGACGGCGGTGCGGATGCTGAACGAGGCCGGGTTCCAGGACATCGACGTCAAGCCCGTGGAGGGCGATCCCGTCAACGTCTACTACGTCGCGAACAAGGGCTGA
- a CDS encoding DUF2182 domain-containing protein — MPHLRIATEPSTTRPDFPLPRRELVAGWALMVLIAALAWVLTIAQSRDMGMGPGTMGLALPLFLALWVVMMAAMMLPSVAPVAITWARAIGRTSTGGERAARIGAFVTGYLLVWTGFGLVAYGLLVVTGDLVDTRPGAGRWIAAGVFVLAAVQQFGPLKQVCLRHCRNPVSQLVRYARFRPWAKDLRVGAHHGLYCVGCCWGLMVVLIPLGVMNVAAMAGLAAVILLEKLWRGGVWLSWAVGAVFLVLAGLAPFHGWLLPGLEAPGPAMDRMGAG, encoded by the coding sequence ATGCCGCATCTCCGGATCGCCACGGAGCCGTCCACCACCCGGCCGGACTTCCCGCTGCCGAGACGTGAACTGGTCGCCGGCTGGGCTCTGATGGTGCTGATCGCCGCCCTGGCCTGGGTGCTCACGATCGCCCAGTCGCGCGACATGGGGATGGGGCCCGGCACCATGGGGTTGGCGTTGCCGCTCTTCCTGGCGCTGTGGGTGGTGATGATGGCGGCGATGATGCTGCCGTCGGTGGCCCCCGTGGCCATCACCTGGGCGCGGGCGATCGGGCGTACGTCGACGGGCGGTGAACGTGCCGCGCGGATCGGCGCCTTCGTCACCGGCTATCTGCTCGTCTGGACCGGGTTCGGGCTGGTCGCCTACGGCCTTCTCGTGGTGACCGGAGACCTGGTGGACACCCGGCCGGGGGCGGGGCGATGGATCGCGGCGGGCGTGTTCGTGCTCGCGGCGGTGCAGCAGTTCGGGCCGCTGAAGCAGGTCTGCCTGCGGCACTGCCGCAATCCGGTGTCCCAACTGGTGCGGTATGCCCGGTTCCGTCCGTGGGCCAAGGACCTGCGGGTGGGCGCGCACCACGGGCTCTACTGCGTCGGGTGCTGCTGGGGGCTGATGGTCGTCCTGATCCCCCTCGGCGTCATGAACGTGGCGGCGATGGCGGGACTCGCCGCCGTGATCCTCCTGGAGAAGCTGTGGCGCGGGGGAGTCTGGCTGAGCTGGGCGGTCGGTGCCGTCTTCCTCGTCCTGGCGGGACTCGCCCCGTTCCACGGCTGGCTGCTGCCCGGTCTGGAGGCGCCCGGTCCGGCGATGGACCGGATGGGGGCCGGATGA
- a CDS encoding DUF1326 domain-containing protein has translation MSETTPAVPKWHASGDWFDTCRCDIPCPCSFAQPPTYGECDGVLVWHIREGRYGDVPLDGLNVVMLGSFVGNVWAEHSDAYAAVFLDERADGEQRAALQMIFGGQAGGWPAELVGVLGPEMRGMDFAPIEFEADDDLGAWRARVPERVEASAVALTGPTTPEGARVQTTNLPGSETGPGQVATWGRSVADRADAFGFRWSREGQSSKHITFDWAGPG, from the coding sequence ATGTCCGAGACGACGCCGGCCGTACCGAAGTGGCACGCGTCCGGTGACTGGTTCGACACCTGTAGGTGTGACATTCCCTGTCCGTGCTCGTTCGCGCAGCCGCCCACCTATGGGGAGTGCGACGGGGTGCTGGTGTGGCACATCCGTGAGGGGCGCTACGGAGACGTCCCCCTCGACGGCCTCAATGTCGTGATGCTGGGTTCCTTCGTCGGCAATGTGTGGGCCGAGCACTCCGATGCCTACGCGGCGGTGTTCCTCGACGAGAGGGCCGACGGTGAGCAGCGTGCGGCCTTGCAGATGATCTTCGGTGGCCAGGCGGGCGGCTGGCCCGCGGAACTGGTCGGTGTGCTCGGGCCCGAGATGCGGGGCATGGACTTCGCTCCCATCGAGTTCGAGGCCGACGACGACCTCGGCGCGTGGCGGGCCCGCGTACCGGAGCGGGTCGAGGCGAGCGCAGTGGCCCTCACCGGACCGACCACGCCGGAGGGCGCGCGGGTCCAGACGACGAATCTGCCCGGGTCCGAGACCGGCCCCGGACAGGTGGCGACCTGGGGCCGCTCGGTGGCCGACCGCGCCGACGCCTTCGGTTTCCGGTGGAGCAGGGAAGGCCAGTCCAGCAAGCACATCACCTTCGACTGGGCGGGACCCGGCTAG
- a CDS encoding phosphoribosyltransferase — MSDVRENLTYEQFGVAVRELAQAVADDGYEPDIVLSIARGGVFVAGGLAYALDCKNIHLVNVEFYTGVGTTLEMPVMLAPVPNVIDFSRKKVLITDDVADTGKTLKLVRDFCLDTVAEVRSAVIYEKPHSLVKCEYVWKRTDEWINFPWSVLPPCRKSGTPVTPSREAL; from the coding sequence ATGAGTGATGTTCGGGAGAATCTGACCTACGAGCAGTTCGGCGTCGCCGTGCGCGAACTCGCGCAGGCCGTCGCCGACGACGGGTACGAGCCCGACATAGTGCTCTCCATCGCGCGGGGCGGGGTCTTCGTGGCGGGCGGGCTGGCCTACGCCCTCGACTGCAAGAACATCCACCTCGTGAACGTGGAGTTCTACACCGGTGTCGGGACCACGCTCGAGATGCCGGTCATGCTCGCGCCCGTGCCCAATGTCATCGACTTCTCCCGCAAGAAGGTCCTCATCACGGACGACGTCGCCGACACCGGCAAGACGCTCAAGCTGGTGCGGGACTTCTGCCTCGACACCGTCGCCGAGGTCCGCAGCGCCGTGATCTATGAGAAGCCCCACTCGCTCGTGAAGTGCGAATACGTATGGAAGCGCACCGACGAGTGGATCAACTTCCCGTGGTCCGTTCTGCCTCCCTGCCGCAAGTCCGGCACGCCGGTCACGCCCTCCCGAGAAGCCCTCTGA
- the dcd gene encoding dCTP deaminase has product MLLSDKDIRAEIDSGRVRIDPFDDSMVQPSSIDVRLDRYFRVFENHRYPHIDPSVEQADLTRLVEPEGDEPFILHPGEFVLASTYEVVSLPDDLASRLEGKSSLGRLGLVTHSTAGFIDPGFSGHVTLELSNLATLPIKLWPGMKIGQLCMFRLTSPAEHPYGSERYGSRYQGQRGPTASRSFLNFHRTQV; this is encoded by the coding sequence GTGCTTCTCTCAGACAAGGACATCCGGGCCGAGATCGATTCCGGTCGGGTCCGCATCGATCCCTTCGACGACTCCATGGTGCAGCCGTCGAGTATCGACGTGCGCCTCGACCGCTACTTCCGGGTGTTCGAGAATCACCGGTACCCGCACATCGACCCCTCCGTCGAGCAGGCGGATCTGACCCGGCTCGTGGAGCCGGAGGGGGACGAGCCGTTCATCCTGCACCCCGGTGAGTTCGTGCTGGCCAGTACGTACGAGGTCGTCTCGTTGCCCGACGATCTCGCCTCGCGGCTCGAGGGGAAGAGTTCGCTGGGGCGGCTCGGGCTCGTCACGCACTCCACCGCCGGGTTCATCGACCCCGGGTTCTCCGGGCACGTGACGCTCGAGCTCAGCAACCTCGCGACCTTGCCCATCAAGCTGTGGCCGGGGATGAAGATCGGGCAGCTCTGTATGTTCCGGCTCACGTCGCCGGCCGAGCACCCCTACGGGAGCGAGCGCTACGGGTCCCGTTACCAGGGCCAGCGGGGGCCGACCGCCTCCCGGTCCTTCCTCAACTTCCATCGGACCCAGGTATGA
- a CDS encoding FtsX-like permease family protein: MTTWFHSWRAAVRIARRDAWRSKGRSILVLAMIALPILGVSALDLTLRSAELTPAQRMERTLGAADARFSDARTGGVAILQDPEGEQHTPAGDYESPGTPWPDGPTDVTKTIPAGSTVLTDSSGTAKLTTTHGLLQTEVRELAATDPVARGIMRLQEGRFPEKNDEIAATTRFLESSGLSVGSTLTARGFDRTYVISGSYELPSDLTAQQVNALPGAFLAPYAKAVEKAGVPKPDVSTTYLVKKAGGFTWNTVQAINAKGVLVTSRAVALDPPADSEVPLYQKEGWANYESSGAADAAALAAVGTVVGLAMLEICLLAGPAFAVGARRSRRQLGLVGANGGARSHIRAIVLSGGLVIGVAAALVGIVLALVLTFALRPLLEDYMGQRFGGFTVRPLELLAIAALAVLTGLLSAVIPAVTASRQTVLASLTGRRGVRRSNRVLPLIGLGAFLLGAAIALYGSVVSDQFVLVAGGSAIAELGVVAMTPALVGLFGRAGRWLPLSPRLALRDAVRNRGRTAPAVAAVLAAVAGTVAVSTYAASRDAQSQAEYRASLPHGAVAALVTEEGGRDVPAVRDAVQRTLPVDVRADVFRIAVGKPGCAPYGEGEGCGRFDVVIPPANECPLWATSPDGSDPAEKYSKEQRRALAKDWRCLSPDGNGIYVEEGLLVADAPLLKVLGIDDPGAAKALADGKLVSFHRPQVDRNSTVGIKLITDPEAADRAAEQNKPVPGELKSFPAYQVSGSPDSYGVESVLSPAAAKAAGLTTVPLGAFFSTDRMPSTEQRQRLDAEIAKLGSNVELTVEQGWVDGNGLVLLALTVFAGLVTIGAAGIATGLAQADAEADLKTLAAVGAPPRVRRMLSGFQCGVVAAMGVVLGAAAGVLPAVGLRLTEEREQMRFYQEALDQGWGGAGDAPPHVPIVVPWETLAALLVAVPLGAALLAALVTRSRGALARREAH, from the coding sequence GTGACGACCTGGTTCCACTCCTGGCGGGCCGCGGTCCGCATCGCCCGCCGTGACGCCTGGCGCTCCAAGGGCCGCAGCATCCTCGTCCTCGCCATGATCGCGCTGCCGATCCTGGGCGTGAGCGCCCTGGACCTGACCCTGCGCAGCGCCGAACTCACCCCCGCGCAGCGGATGGAGCGCACCCTGGGTGCCGCCGACGCTCGCTTCTCCGACGCCCGGACGGGCGGCGTGGCCATCCTGCAGGACCCCGAGGGCGAGCAGCACACCCCGGCCGGGGACTACGAGTCGCCGGGCACGCCCTGGCCCGACGGCCCGACCGATGTCACCAAGACCATCCCGGCCGGTTCGACGGTGCTGACCGACAGCAGCGGCACCGCCAAGCTGACCACCACTCACGGTCTGCTCCAGACCGAGGTCCGTGAGCTGGCCGCCACCGACCCCGTCGCCCGGGGCATCATGCGGTTGCAGGAGGGCCGCTTCCCCGAGAAGAACGACGAGATCGCCGCGACCACCCGGTTCCTGGAGAGCAGCGGGCTGTCCGTCGGCTCCACCCTCACCGCCCGCGGCTTCGACCGCACCTATGTGATCAGCGGCTCGTACGAGCTGCCCAGCGACCTCACGGCACAGCAGGTCAACGCCCTGCCGGGGGCCTTCCTCGCGCCGTACGCCAAGGCGGTCGAGAAGGCCGGAGTGCCGAAGCCCGACGTCTCCACCACCTACCTGGTGAAGAAGGCCGGTGGTTTCACGTGGAACACGGTCCAGGCGATCAACGCCAAGGGTGTCCTGGTCACCTCGCGCGCCGTGGCCCTCGACCCGCCCGCCGACTCCGAGGTGCCGCTCTACCAGAAGGAAGGCTGGGCCAACTACGAGAGCAGCGGGGCCGCCGACGCCGCCGCGCTCGCCGCCGTGGGCACGGTCGTCGGCTTGGCGATGCTGGAGATCTGCCTGCTCGCGGGTCCCGCCTTCGCCGTCGGCGCCCGTCGTTCCCGCCGCCAGCTCGGCCTGGTCGGCGCCAACGGCGGTGCCCGCAGCCACATCCGGGCCATCGTGCTGAGCGGCGGCCTGGTCATCGGCGTCGCGGCGGCCCTGGTCGGCATCGTCCTCGCCCTGGTCCTGACCTTCGCCCTCCGGCCGCTCCTCGAGGACTACATGGGGCAGCGGTTCGGCGGCTTCACCGTCAGGCCGCTGGAACTGCTCGCCATCGCCGCGCTCGCCGTCCTCACCGGCCTGCTCTCCGCGGTCATCCCGGCCGTCACCGCCTCCCGGCAGACCGTCCTGGCCTCCCTCACCGGCCGTCGCGGCGTGCGCCGCAGCAACCGCGTGCTGCCGCTGATCGGCCTCGGCGCCTTCCTGCTCGGCGCGGCCATCGCCCTGTACGGCTCGGTCGTCTCCGACCAGTTCGTCCTGGTCGCGGGTGGCTCGGCCATCGCCGAGCTGGGTGTGGTCGCCATGACGCCCGCCCTGGTCGGCCTGTTCGGCCGGGCCGGCCGCTGGCTGCCGCTCTCGCCGCGCCTCGCCCTGCGGGACGCCGTCCGCAACCGGGGCCGTACGGCACCCGCTGTCGCCGCCGTCCTGGCCGCCGTCGCGGGCACCGTCGCCGTCTCGACGTACGCCGCGAGCCGCGACGCCCAGAGTCAGGCCGAGTACCGGGCCAGCCTGCCGCACGGGGCCGTCGCCGCGCTCGTCACCGAGGAGGGCGGCCGGGACGTCCCCGCCGTCCGCGACGCCGTGCAGCGGACGCTGCCCGTCGACGTCCGCGCCGACGTGTTCCGGATCGCCGTCGGAAAGCCCGGCTGCGCCCCGTACGGCGAGGGAGAGGGCTGTGGCCGCTTCGACGTCGTCATCCCGCCGGCCAACGAGTGCCCGCTGTGGGCCACCTCCCCCGACGGCTCCGACCCCGCGGAGAAGTACAGCAAGGAGCAGCGGCGCGCGCTCGCCAAGGACTGGCGCTGTCTCTCGCCCGACGGCAACGGCATCTACGTCGAGGAGGGTCTCCTCGTCGCCGACGCCCCGCTCCTGAAGGTCCTCGGCATCGACGACCCGGGTGCGGCCAAGGCCCTCGCCGACGGAAAGCTCGTCAGCTTCCACAGGCCCCAGGTCGACAGGAACAGCACCGTCGGCATCAAGCTGATCACCGACCCGGAGGCCGCCGACCGCGCCGCCGAGCAGAACAAGCCGGTCCCGGGCGAGCTGAAGTCCTTCCCCGCCTACCAGGTGTCCGGCTCGCCCGATTCCTACGGAGTGGAGAGCGTGCTCAGCCCCGCCGCCGCCAAGGCCGCCGGACTGACCACCGTCCCCCTCGGCGCCTTCTTCAGCACCGACCGGATGCCCAGCACCGAGCAGCGGCAGAGGCTCGACGCCGAGATCGCCAAGCTCGGCAGCAACGTCGAGCTGACCGTGGAGCAGGGCTGGGTCGACGGGAACGGGCTCGTCCTGCTCGCACTGACCGTCTTCGCCGGCCTGGTCACCATCGGTGCGGCCGGCATCGCCACCGGTCTCGCCCAGGCCGACGCGGAGGCGGATCTCAAGACGCTCGCCGCGGTCGGCGCCCCGCCCCGGGTGCGCCGCATGCTCAGCGGCTTCCAGTGCGGTGTGGTCGCCGCGATGGGTGTGGTCCTCGGCGCGGCGGCCGGTGTCCTGCCCGCGGTCGGGCTGCGGCTCACCGAGGAGCGCGAGCAGATGCGCTTCTATCAGGAGGCTCTCGACCAGGGGTGGGGCGGCGCCGGCGACGCCCCGCCGCACGTGCCGATCGTCGTCCCCTGGGAGACACTCGCCGCCCTCCTGGTCGCCGTGCCCCTCGGCGCCGCCCTTCTGGCCGCGCTGGTGACCCGCTCGCGCGGGGCGCTGGCCCGCCGCGAAGCGCACTGA
- a CDS encoding ABC transporter ATP-binding protein, whose product MSTQQQQPVLSLRNLTRVHGSGATEVHALRGIDLDVHPGELVAVMGPSGSGKSTLLTIAGGLDNPTSGQVFVEGTDITALGIKGLAALRRRSIGYVFQDYNLIPALTAAENVALPRELDGISARKARTEALAALAEMDLGQLADRFPDEMSGGQQQRVAIARALVGDRRLVLADEPTGALDSETGESVLALLRSRCDAGAAGIMVTHEPRFAAWADRVVFLRDGAVVDQTLRSDADSLLTGRAAQR is encoded by the coding sequence ATGTCCACACAACAGCAGCAGCCCGTGCTGAGTCTGCGGAACCTGACCCGCGTCCACGGCTCCGGCGCCACCGAGGTGCACGCCCTGCGCGGCATCGACCTCGACGTCCACCCCGGTGAACTCGTCGCCGTCATGGGCCCGTCGGGATCCGGCAAGTCCACCCTGCTCACCATCGCCGGCGGCCTCGACAACCCCACCTCCGGGCAGGTCTTCGTCGAGGGCACCGACATCACCGCCCTCGGCATCAAGGGGCTCGCCGCCCTGCGCCGCCGCAGCATCGGCTACGTCTTCCAGGACTACAACCTCATCCCGGCCCTCACCGCCGCCGAAAATGTAGCTCTGCCCCGTGAACTGGACGGCATATCGGCCCGCAAGGCCCGCACTGAGGCCCTCGCCGCCCTCGCCGAGATGGACCTCGGCCAACTCGCCGACCGGTTCCCCGACGAGATGTCCGGCGGCCAGCAGCAGCGCGTGGCCATCGCCCGCGCCCTCGTCGGCGACCGCCGGCTCGTCCTCGCCGACGAGCCCACCGGTGCCCTCGACTCCGAGACCGGCGAGTCCGTGCTGGCCCTGCTGCGCTCCCGCTGCGACGCCGGAGCCGCCGGCATCATGGTCACCCACGAGCCGCGGTTCGCCGCCTGGGCCGACCGGGTCGTCTTCCTGCGGGACGGCGCCGTCGTCGACCAGACCCTACGCAGCGACGCCGACTCGCTCCTGACCGGCCGGGCGGCCCAGCGGTGA
- a CDS encoding PadR family transcriptional regulator yields MSIRHGLLALLERGPRYGSQLRTEFESRTGSAWPLNVGQVYTTLSRLERDGMVVQDGEDEAGHPLYAITDSGRVELRRWFEHPVDRTSPARDELAIKLAMAVGAPGVDIRDVIQSQRRHTVKAMQDYTRLKAQALTAVEKNGDRERDDIAWLLVLEQLIFQTEAEARWLDHCESRLIRLSSTAQAAGPEPASPGAVAGAAGTGARAAAGAEEAARHRP; encoded by the coding sequence ATGTCCATCCGCCACGGGCTTCTCGCCCTCCTCGAACGCGGCCCGCGCTACGGCTCACAGCTCCGTACGGAGTTCGAGTCCCGCACCGGCTCCGCCTGGCCGCTCAACGTGGGTCAGGTCTATACGACGCTCAGCCGGCTCGAACGCGACGGCATGGTCGTGCAGGACGGTGAGGACGAGGCCGGCCACCCGCTCTACGCGATCACCGACAGCGGTCGCGTCGAACTTCGCAGATGGTTCGAGCACCCCGTCGACCGCACCAGCCCGGCCCGTGACGAGCTGGCCATCAAGCTGGCCATGGCCGTCGGGGCGCCCGGGGTCGACATCCGTGACGTCATCCAGTCCCAGCGCCGGCACACCGTGAAGGCCATGCAGGACTACACCCGGCTGAAGGCGCAGGCCCTCACCGCCGTGGAGAAGAACGGGGACCGGGAGCGGGACGACATCGCCTGGCTCCTCGTCCTGGAGCAGCTGATCTTCCAGACCGAGGCCGAGGCGCGCTGGCTCGACCACTGCGAGTCCCGGCTGATCCGTCTCTCGTCGACCGCCCAGGCGGCGGGGCCGGAGCCGGCCTCGCCGGGGGCGGTAGCGGGAGCGGCGGGGACGGGGGCACGGGCGGCGGCCGGGGCAGAGGAGGCCGCTCGCCACCGTCCGTGA
- a CDS encoding helix-turn-helix domain-containing protein — translation MPKKTPQDWEALEQELYSAGVAPAEVEAGSRRLLAEARGHQLAEARKQYGLAQRDVAARMGVSIARVSQIEHGEVATLDVIARYVEALGGRLDLIADFGDHTLRMPASGDQGSAAA, via the coding sequence ATGCCCAAGAAGACCCCGCAGGACTGGGAGGCCCTGGAGCAGGAGCTGTACTCGGCCGGTGTGGCTCCCGCTGAGGTGGAAGCCGGTTCACGTCGACTGCTGGCGGAAGCCCGTGGCCATCAACTCGCTGAGGCGCGCAAGCAGTATGGGCTGGCCCAGAGGGACGTGGCTGCCCGTATGGGCGTGAGCATTGCTCGCGTGTCCCAGATCGAGCACGGCGAGGTCGCCACTCTCGATGTCATCGCACGTTACGTCGAAGCGCTCGGCGGCAGGTTGGACTTGATTGCCGACTTCGGTGATCACACACTGCGGATGCCGGCAAGTGGTGATCAGGGCAGCGCAGCGGCGTAG
- a CDS encoding type II toxin-antitoxin system RelE/ParE family toxin, which translates to MVHESPVGGINVGTVGLPSVKENLKLVMLVSRGAVLSWAIKVTDEYAEWFRRLIKEDLGSASQVAQAVAALRDTGPTLGRPLVDRLKGSELHHLKELRPGSGGRSEMRIIFAFDPTRSALLLLGGDKAGNWERWYRDSIPLAEQLYRDYTGDTED; encoded by the coding sequence GTGGTTCATGAGAGCCCTGTTGGTGGGATCAACGTCGGAACGGTCGGCTTGCCGTCAGTTAAGGAAAACCTTAAACTCGTGATGCTGGTGTCGAGGGGAGCCGTCTTGAGCTGGGCGATCAAGGTCACCGATGAGTACGCGGAGTGGTTCAGGCGGCTGATCAAGGAGGATCTCGGTTCTGCCTCTCAGGTCGCCCAGGCCGTTGCCGCTCTGCGTGACACAGGTCCCACCCTGGGGCGTCCCCTCGTGGACCGGCTGAAGGGATCGGAACTGCATCACCTCAAGGAGCTGAGGCCGGGGTCAGGTGGGCGGTCCGAGATGCGGATCATCTTCGCCTTTGATCCGACTCGTTCAGCCCTGCTGCTCCTCGGGGGCGACAAGGCAGGAAACTGGGAGCGTTGGTACCGCGACAGCATTCCTCTGGCTGAACAGCTCTACCGCGACTACACCGGTGACACGGAGGACTGA
- a CDS encoding PIN domain-containing protein, producing the protein MFSDLHPDATVPKNAERWISAVQHRMAQAGEHRSASAVDLVIAATAAHHGLTVLHDDADYSTVARYASDLTEHNIHDVV; encoded by the coding sequence ATGTTCTCCGACCTCCATCCCGATGCGACGGTGCCGAAGAACGCAGAGCGTTGGATCAGCGCGGTGCAACACCGTATGGCTCAGGCCGGGGAGCACCGCAGTGCCTCGGCAGTGGACCTTGTCATCGCAGCCACTGCCGCCCACCACGGCCTGACCGTCCTCCACGACGATGCCGACTACAGCACTGTCGCCCGGTACGCGTCCGACCTGACCGAGCACAACATCCACGACGTCGTCTGA